A stretch of Deferribacter autotrophicus DNA encodes these proteins:
- a CDS encoding extracellular solute-binding protein: MKKLFVVLGLLLAISISAYAQEYLKVLIPKSLEKSFSVIAKDFYDKHKIKIKYESNCSGKAAKLIHDYGKIIDVIVSADYSVIDNVLVEKGFADWNIKFAKNEMVVGYRADSKYANKINANNWYEIIMKPDVKFGLSAATDEPCGYRSLMVLKLAELFYKKDNFAEDAVQKAIFERKSDLDIVKDLLSKKVDYIISYKTYAKEYNFNYLKLPKEINLFSSRYGEFYKKVKIKDHKYGLGLKEIPATCIFYSVTIPQTTQKRDLAVKFVKYLLSNDVASILEKHGFFVLCEPEVTGNIDHLDKELKSVVKYCVKF; the protein is encoded by the coding sequence ATGAAAAAACTATTTGTAGTCTTGGGATTATTGTTGGCAATTTCGATATCAGCATATGCTCAAGAATATTTAAAGGTATTGATACCGAAAAGCCTTGAAAAAAGCTTTTCGGTAATAGCTAAAGATTTTTATGATAAGCATAAGATAAAAATTAAGTATGAAAGCAATTGTAGTGGTAAGGCAGCAAAACTCATCCATGATTATGGCAAGATAATTGATGTGATTGTAAGTGCTGATTATTCAGTTATTGATAATGTACTTGTGGAAAAAGGATTTGCCGATTGGAATATAAAATTTGCTAAAAACGAGATGGTTGTAGGTTATAGAGCTGATAGTAAGTATGCTAATAAAATAAATGCAAATAATTGGTATGAGATTATCATGAAACCGGATGTAAAGTTTGGACTTTCTGCAGCGACGGATGAACCTTGCGGTTATAGAAGTTTAATGGTTTTAAAACTTGCCGAACTATTTTATAAAAAAGATAATTTTGCTGAAGATGCGGTACAGAAGGCTATTTTTGAAAGAAAAAGTGATCTAGATATAGTAAAAGATTTATTAAGTAAGAAAGTAGATTATATTATTTCATATAAGACTTACGCAAAAGAATATAACTTCAATTATTTAAAGCTTCCAAAAGAAATTAATCTATTTTCTTCCAGATATGGTGAATTTTACAAGAAAGTAAAAATAAAAGATCATAAGTATGGGCTTGGGCTAAAAGAAATTCCTGCAACATGTATCTTTTACAGTGTAACAATTCCACAAACAACTCAAAAAAGGGATTTGGCTGTAAAGTTTGTGAAATACTTACTTTCAAATGATGTGGCTTCTATTCTTGAAAAGCATGGTTTCTTTGTTTTGTGCGAGCCAGAAGTGACAGGGAATATTGACCATCTGGATAAAGAGCTGAAATCTGTTGTTAAATATTGTGTAAAGTTTTAA
- the nrfD gene encoding NrfD/PsrC family molybdoenzyme membrane anchor subunit has product MSAHATTINKSDIFNGNKRISNVWLGLFLLIALIGLYGVFKKLTLGDAAYGVTKTVPWGILISTYVFFVVSSTGLCLISSMGHVFGIEKYEVIGKRAIVLAIFTLLCGFGVIGLELGHPFRMMIYNIISPNFHSAIWWMGTLYGLYLICIAIEFYFLMTHNHTGAQIAGLAGFIAGISAHSNLGAIFGFLEARPFWHGPYLPIYFILSALISGTALILIIMNVAYGGPSRLPEKAHEALKGLSKIFGLLLGIIIFFDIWKVLTSVYGAPPEKYETVKVLLTGDLSINFWFFEVLLGMVIPFLIIITTKGNNLKASLVAAISAVIGIFFMRYDLVIAGQMVPMREPVPGARVQGAGLDGLVHYTPSFAEISIVVGAISFCIFLYLLAEKVLNLSEE; this is encoded by the coding sequence ATGAGTGCTCATGCAACTACAATAAATAAAAGTGATATCTTTAATGGTAACAAAAGGATTTCTAATGTATGGTTGGGTTTGTTTTTGCTCATAGCATTAATCGGTTTGTATGGTGTATTTAAAAAGCTTACTTTAGGTGATGCTGCTTACGGTGTTACCAAAACAGTACCTTGGGGAATTTTGATCTCCACATATGTATTCTTTGTTGTTTCAAGTACTGGATTATGTTTGATATCTTCAATGGGGCACGTTTTTGGAATTGAAAAGTATGAAGTTATTGGTAAAAGAGCGATTGTCTTAGCTATTTTTACTCTTTTATGTGGTTTTGGTGTTATCGGTCTTGAGCTCGGTCATCCATTTAGAATGATGATTTACAATATTATTTCACCAAATTTTCATTCTGCTATCTGGTGGATGGGTACACTATACGGTTTGTATCTCATTTGCATTGCTATTGAATTTTATTTTCTCATGACTCATAATCATACTGGTGCTCAGATTGCTGGTCTTGCCGGTTTTATTGCTGGTATCTCTGCTCACTCAAACCTTGGTGCTATTTTCGGGTTTCTTGAAGCAAGACCTTTCTGGCATGGGCCATATCTTCCTATTTACTTCATTCTTTCTGCTCTTATTTCTGGAACTGCATTAATTCTCATCATTATGAATGTTGCTTATGGTGGTCCTAGCAGATTACCAGAAAAGGCTCATGAAGCGCTTAAAGGGCTTTCTAAAATTTTTGGTTTATTACTCGGAATAATCATATTCTTTGATATCTGGAAAGTTTTAACTTCCGTATATGGTGCACCACCTGAAAAATATGAAACTGTGAAAGTGCTTTTAACTGGAGACTTGTCAATCAATTTCTGGTTCTTTGAAGTGTTGCTTGGAATGGTTATACCTTTCTTAATAATTATTACTACAAAAGGGAATAACTTAAAGGCATCATTGGTAGCAGCAATTTCAGCTGTTATCGGTATTTTCTTCATGCGTTATGATCTTGTAATTGCAGGTCAAATGGTACCAATGAGAGAGCCAGTTCCTGGTGCGAGAGTTCAGGGTGCAGGCTTAGATGGTCTTGTACATTATACTCCATCTTTTGCGGAAATTTCCATTGTAGTTGGAGCAATATCTTTTTGTATCTTCCTTTATCTTCTAGCAGAAAAAGTTCTTAATTTAAGCGAAGAGTAA
- a CDS encoding 4Fe-4S dicluster domain-containing protein has product MSKKKWAIVLDDSKCIDCKACTVACKMENHVPLGMYFYRNWVAERTKESEFPMIKRMFRPSQCQQCENPPCVHVCPTRASYQTEDGVVLVDHEKCILCKYCMTACPYDARYVNEEIEAIDKCTFCYHRLAEGRIPACVETCPPKVRVFGDLNDPDSEVSKLVKMHDTEVLKPEKGTKPKLIYIKR; this is encoded by the coding sequence ATGAGTAAGAAAAAATGGGCTATAGTTTTAGACGATAGCAAATGTATTGATTGTAAGGCTTGCACTGTTGCATGTAAAATGGAGAACCATGTTCCTTTGGGGATGTATTTTTATAGAAACTGGGTTGCTGAAAGGACAAAAGAATCAGAGTTTCCTATGATAAAAAGAATGTTCAGACCATCTCAATGTCAACAGTGTGAAAACCCCCCTTGTGTTCATGTGTGTCCAACCAGGGCTTCATATCAGACAGAAGATGGTGTGGTGCTTGTGGATCACGAAAAATGTATCCTTTGCAAATATTGTATGACAGCATGTCCTTATGATGCCAGATATGTAAATGAAGAGATTGAGGCTATTGATAAATGTACATTCTGTTATCACAGATTAGCTGAAGGTAGAATTCCAGCTTGTGTGGAAACATGTCCTCCAAAAGTTAGAGTATTTGGTGATTTGAATGATCCTGATAGTGAAGTTTCCAAGCTTGTGAAGATGCATGATACTGAGGTTTTAAAGCCTGAAAAAGGTACAAAACCTAAGCTTATTTATATTAAAAGATAG
- a CDS encoding molybdopterin-containing oxidoreductase family protein, with translation MSLLKTKVSRRKFLGLTSGALASTLVMSNFGVLKKVGASEEKGNSKYGRKFVPSTCAICVNKCGFIAEVDNGVIRKINPNPKFFKSRAMICARGNAGAKVPYDPDRLKKPLIRVGKRGEGKWKEVSWEEAYDYIVDNVVKLVRKYKNRSTIAFASTEGFQEEYFIDLANIIGTTNTVRHPTLCLASNIQGYSSVFGTFPDADIANAEFVIIAGSNRAEAIVTPDTIDMAKNHRKQTLIYIDPRATKTTALADKWYPIKPGTDLALVLAMIHVIIKENLYDKEFVEKYTYGFDKLAEHVKQYTPEWAEKETEIPASEIYWLAREFAKHAPRSIWYPGRRSSFYANDVYYRRACAILNAICGAWDRPGGLIPKSKIPLRKYEIEFPIFDWTRDRIDAGKVPFLGDVLPEEDKTDAGLPTDSCQYLSEKDGSWILFREAILKGVPYPVKGLFVYKQNPVESVPNRKKTLQMLEQMEFICTIDVAMSDTAWYSDVVLPESTYLERWDPVHSLNGVVPIAVMRQPVIEPLFDTKSMFEIMCNLAHKFMERKDFWEDTSEEDLEMFKETCLKRLTKNPVKDFAKYQVSKYPGAFEQLLKEGVFYLSDKPKYGKTLKDGFRFKTRTGKIELYNVKYEEKGLHPLPVYTRHTDPKPGQFRFVVGRHGQFTHASTQNNPWLLEAYGDKENAVWINAKVAAKMGIKAGDKVKVKSPVGEQIVKALPTEYIRPDVVFYVHGFGRLSKGLSNIYRVGASDAEIIVDYMESISGNAAMHETFVTIEKI, from the coding sequence ATGTCTTTATTGAAAACGAAAGTTTCAAGGAGAAAGTTCCTTGGGCTCACGAGCGGGGCATTGGCTTCAACTTTAGTAATGTCAAATTTTGGTGTTTTGAAAAAGGTTGGGGCGTCAGAGGAAAAGGGTAATTCGAAGTATGGCAGAAAATTTGTTCCTTCCACTTGTGCCATTTGTGTTAACAAGTGCGGTTTTATTGCAGAAGTTGATAACGGTGTAATAAGAAAAATTAACCCTAATCCAAAGTTTTTCAAGTCACGTGCAATGATATGTGCAAGGGGTAATGCTGGTGCTAAAGTTCCTTATGATCCAGACAGGCTAAAAAAGCCTCTTATTCGAGTAGGTAAGAGGGGCGAGGGTAAATGGAAAGAGGTTAGCTGGGAAGAGGCTTACGACTATATCGTTGATAATGTCGTTAAGCTGGTTAGAAAATACAAAAACAGATCAACCATTGCTTTCGCATCAACAGAGGGGTTTCAAGAAGAATATTTTATTGATCTTGCAAATATTATAGGTACTACAAATACTGTAAGACACCCCACCCTTTGTCTTGCATCTAATATTCAAGGTTATTCTTCTGTTTTCGGGACCTTTCCAGATGCAGATATTGCTAATGCAGAGTTTGTAATAATTGCAGGTTCAAACAGAGCTGAAGCTATAGTTACTCCGGACACTATCGATATGGCTAAAAATCATAGGAAACAGACATTAATATATATAGATCCAAGAGCTACTAAAACAACCGCTTTAGCTGACAAGTGGTATCCAATTAAGCCTGGTACCGATTTGGCTTTGGTTTTGGCAATGATCCATGTGATTATTAAGGAAAATCTTTACGATAAAGAATTCGTTGAAAAATATACTTACGGTTTTGATAAGCTTGCTGAGCATGTAAAACAGTATACTCCAGAATGGGCAGAAAAAGAGACAGAAATACCTGCCAGTGAAATTTACTGGCTTGCAAGAGAGTTTGCCAAACATGCTCCAAGATCTATATGGTATCCTGGAAGAAGGAGCTCTTTCTATGCTAACGATGTATATTATAGAAGGGCTTGTGCAATCTTAAATGCAATATGTGGTGCATGGGATAGACCTGGCGGTTTGATTCCAAAATCAAAGATACCTTTGAGAAAGTATGAAATAGAATTTCCAATTTTCGATTGGACTAGAGATAGAATTGATGCTGGTAAAGTACCTTTCCTTGGTGATGTTTTGCCAGAAGAAGATAAAACAGATGCAGGTCTTCCAACAGACTCATGTCAATATCTATCTGAAAAAGACGGTAGCTGGATACTTTTTAGAGAAGCTATTTTAAAAGGTGTACCTTATCCTGTGAAAGGGTTGTTTGTATACAAACAAAACCCTGTTGAGTCGGTGCCAAACAGAAAGAAAACATTGCAGATGCTTGAGCAGATGGAATTTATCTGTACTATTGATGTGGCAATGAGTGATACTGCCTGGTATTCCGATGTGGTGTTGCCTGAATCAACTTATCTTGAAAGATGGGATCCAGTTCACTCATTAAACGGTGTGGTACCTATTGCAGTAATGAGACAACCAGTAATTGAACCTCTATTTGATACAAAGTCTATGTTTGAGATTATGTGTAATCTTGCTCACAAATTTATGGAAAGAAAAGATTTCTGGGAAGATACCTCTGAAGAAGATCTTGAGATGTTTAAAGAAACATGTTTGAAAAGATTGACTAAAAATCCTGTAAAAGATTTTGCAAAATATCAGGTTTCCAAATATCCAGGTGCCTTTGAGCAGTTGTTAAAAGAGGGTGTATTTTATTTAAGTGACAAACCAAAATATGGCAAAACATTAAAAGATGGGTTTAGATTTAAAACCAGAACAGGTAAGATTGAACTTTATAATGTGAAATATGAAGAAAAAGGTTTGCATCCATTACCTGTTTACACAAGACATACCGATCCAAAACCTGGCCAATTTAGATTTGTTGTAGGTAGACATGGTCAATTTACCCATGCTTCAACACAGAATAACCCATGGTTACTTGAAGCGTACGGAGATAAAGAGAATGCTGTTTGGATAAATGCAAAAGTAGCTGCCAAAATGGGTATTAAGGCTGGAGATAAAGTAAAAGTTAAAAGCCCTGTAGGGGAGCAGATTGTTAAAGCGTTACCTACAGAGTATATAAGACCGGATGTGGTATTCTATGTTCACGGTTTTGGTAGACTTTCAAAAGGATTGTCAAATATTTATCGTGTAGGTGCTTCTGATGCAGAGATTATTGTAGATTATATGGAATCTATTTCAGGAAATGCAGCTATGCATGAAACATTTGTAACTATAGAGAAAATTTAA
- a CDS encoding DUF134 domain-containing protein — protein MARPPKKRKVKHRPRFFEFGPYCNFYEHIRSINLSVDQLEAMRLADLEGYSQEEAAEVMHVSRQTFGRIVEQARKIVTDALVNGKRITITYDDYIEFIPREVKCIECGYEWVLADGIEDKDIVCPSCGKSEVIKRQRCGVYCQCPLRVNSKI, from the coding sequence ATGGCTAGACCACCAAAGAAGAGAAAAGTTAAACATAGACCGCGTTTTTTTGAGTTTGGTCCTTATTGTAATTTTTACGAGCATATTCGTTCAATAAATTTGTCAGTGGATCAGCTAGAGGCAATGCGATTGGCTGATCTTGAAGGGTATTCACAAGAAGAAGCCGCTGAAGTGATGCATGTATCCAGGCAGACTTTTGGTAGGATTGTGGAACAGGCTCGTAAAATTGTTACAGATGCATTAGTAAATGGTAAAAGAATAACAATAACTTATGATGATTACATCGAGTTTATACCTAGAGAAGTAAAATGTATTGAATGTGGGTATGAATGGGTTTTAGCTGATGGTATTGAAGATAAAGATATAGTTTGTCCAAGTTGTGGTAAGAGTGAAGTAATAAAAAGACAGCGTTGCGGCGTTTATTGTCAGTGTCCATTAAGAGTGAATTCTAAAATCTAA
- a CDS encoding GSU3529 family protein, producing the protein MKEKLDKLKYLAKLQNTESDLPNYLLDKILKIEKVNNEKLLDALIEYVENFNPEAGLGCFSDGYSAKDIEEMLKKL; encoded by the coding sequence ATGAAAGAAAAATTGGATAAATTAAAGTATTTGGCCAAATTGCAAAATACAGAATCTGATTTACCTAATTATTTGTTAGATAAGATATTAAAAATTGAAAAAGTAAATAATGAAAAATTGCTGGATGCATTAATTGAGTATGTGGAAAACTTCAATCCTGAGGCAGGTTTAGGCTGTTTTTCAGATGGATATTCTGCTAAGGATATAGAGGAAATGCTTAAAAAATTATAA
- a CDS encoding class I SAM-dependent DNA methyltransferase yields MSVKKFDKTAFTYDCKPMHVERAKAVADAIKRIVPMQKDWKLADFGCGTGLLGFNFVDDVREIDMIDLSENMLSVLKEKLESLQLSNMNPKLVDILDENIPIDEYDMVITLMTFHHIEDLKGVLERLSSMLKPAGYLAIADLEEEDGTYHQDGDTVHNGINQKMLKQLATESGLKFIQSDIPYIIRKKVRGINREYPVFLHVYKKGGGL; encoded by the coding sequence ATGAGTGTGAAGAAATTTGATAAAACAGCTTTTACATATGACTGCAAGCCGATGCATGTAGAAAGGGCAAAAGCAGTTGCTGATGCTATTAAAAGGATTGTACCTATGCAGAAAGATTGGAAATTGGCGGATTTTGGATGTGGGACAGGATTACTTGGATTTAATTTTGTTGATGATGTAAGAGAAATTGATATGATTGATTTATCTGAAAATATGTTAAGTGTTTTGAAAGAAAAGCTGGAAAGCTTGCAACTTTCCAATATGAATCCAAAATTGGTGGATATCTTAGATGAAAATATACCTATAGACGAATATGACATGGTTATTACTTTAATGACATTTCATCACATTGAAGATTTAAAAGGTGTGTTGGAAAGGCTTTCTAGTATGTTAAAACCAGCTGGATATCTTGCCATTGCAGATTTGGAAGAAGAGGATGGAACGTATCATCAAGATGGGGATACCGTTCATAATGGAATCAATCAAAAAATGTTAAAACAGTTAGCGACAGAATCAGGATTAAAATTTATTCAAAGTGATATCCCATATATTATAAGGAAAAAGGTGAGAGGAATTAACAGAGAATATCCTGTTTTTTTGCATGTTTATAAAAAGGGGGGGGGATTATGA
- a CDS encoding class I SAM-dependent methyltransferase: MKIRNVAFKKFFENYDDWFIENENLYLSELKIFQKLGIGGESVEIGIGTGKFARPLGIKYGVEPTKEMYEKIRDKVNIVEGVAEYLPIKTGVMNWTVMITTICFVVAPLLSIKEMYRILKKNGKCALGFVDKDSPIGRLYQKKKEKSKFYKEATFFGTSELLNMMKSVGFTHLNVWQTLYGDFDEIRNNVQEPKAGYGEGSFVVIVGEKL; this comes from the coding sequence ATGAAAATCAGGAATGTTGCTTTTAAGAAGTTTTTTGAAAATTATGATGATTGGTTTATTGAAAATGAGAATCTATACTTATCTGAGCTAAAAATCTTTCAAAAGTTAGGTATTGGAGGGGAATCTGTTGAGATTGGTATAGGCACCGGCAAGTTTGCCAGACCTCTTGGGATAAAATATGGCGTTGAGCCTACAAAGGAGATGTATGAGAAAATAAGAGATAAAGTAAACATTGTGGAGGGAGTAGCAGAGTATTTACCTATAAAAACCGGAGTGATGAATTGGACTGTAATGATTACCACAATCTGTTTTGTAGTAGCCCCATTATTATCCATCAAAGAGATGTATAGAATTTTAAAAAAGAATGGCAAATGTGCTTTGGGTTTTGTGGATAAGGATTCTCCCATTGGTAGGCTTTATCAGAAAAAGAAAGAAAAAAGTAAATTTTATAAAGAGGCAACATTTTTTGGTACGAGCGAGTTACTAAATATGATGAAAAGTGTCGGATTTACCCATCTTAATGTATGGCAGACTCTTTATGGTGATTTTGATGAAATTAGAAATAATGTTCAGGAGCCTAAGGCTGGTTATGGTGAGGGGAGTTTTGTGGTGATAGTGGGGGAGAAGCTATGA
- a CDS encoding PepSY domain-containing protein, whose translation MKKLLILATIVVFGATLAFAHGPGFGRGFGYGYGMGPGMMGHGMMGPGYNQGYAPGAGYGYGPGYCMGYGTGFQGNVKQITEEDAKKAVEKVLEEYFKGYTIKEVEKFRMPMGTMYEVDVVDSAGNKFEFHVNPWGYVMGPFPDNYDEDRN comes from the coding sequence ATGAAAAAACTGTTAATTTTAGCAACAATCGTAGTTTTTGGAGCAACTTTAGCTTTTGCTCACGGGCCAGGATTCGGTAGAGGTTTTGGTTATGGATACGGAATGGGACCTGGAATGATGGGTCATGGTATGATGGGACCTGGTTACAATCAAGGTTATGCCCCAGGTGCTGGCTATGGCTATGGTCCAGGCTATTGCATGGGTTACGGTACAGGTTTTCAAGGTAACGTAAAACAGATCACAGAAGAAGATGCAAAAAAAGCAGTGGAAAAAGTTTTGGAAGAATATTTTAAAGGTTACACAATAAAAGAAGTTGAGAAATTCAGAATGCCAATGGGAACAATGTACGAAGTTGATGTTGTAGATTCTGCAGGCAATAAATTTGAATTTCATGTTAATCCATGGGGCTACGTAATGGGACCTTTCCCAGACAATTATGACGAAGATAGAAATTAG
- a CDS encoding GNAT family N-acetyltransferase has translation MKNIVIRTITIDDLPHIYKLGEKVFTLQNYPNLYRVWDENEVAEFFINDKESCFVAEIDGKIAGFILSYVVNKALIKYGYLVWLCVDEEYKKQGVASKLFDEFKKYMEKNGVVTLFVDVEKSNEEALNFFRNKGFSEPKEQIYLTLYLKERENR, from the coding sequence ATGAAAAACATAGTAATTAGAACAATAACCATTGATGATTTACCGCATATTTATAAGCTTGGAGAAAAGGTCTTTACTTTACAAAATTACCCAAATCTCTACAGGGTATGGGATGAAAATGAAGTCGCCGAATTCTTTATAAATGATAAAGAAAGCTGCTTTGTAGCTGAAATAGACGGTAAAATCGCAGGTTTTATACTTTCTTATGTGGTCAATAAAGCACTAATAAAATATGGTTATCTTGTATGGTTGTGCGTAGATGAGGAATATAAAAAACAAGGAGTAGCATCAAAACTTTTTGACGAATTTAAAAAATATATGGAAAAAAATGGCGTTGTAACTCTTTTTGTAGATGTTGAAAAAAGCAACGAAGAAGCATTAAATTTCTTTAGAAATAAAGGTTTTAGTGAACCAAAAGAACAAATTTATTTAACACTTTATTTAAAAGAAAGAGAGAACAGATGA
- a CDS encoding M20/M25/M40 family metallo-hydrolase has product MINVERLRNLLTDMINIYSPSGKEEEIINFLKDFLKKYNIDFVYQEVEDSRGNILVLPEEGECDLVFVGHIDTVPAFDYENYEADIYDDEIYGLGSADMKGGCAAMIEAFLTYREKNKSDFPCSLALVVGEEESGDGAFELAREYSFDWAIIGEPTSLNPCFGHYGYVEMSLVTYGQKLHASISKPDKNAVKLMMDCLNLIINYIDKKGDILYNIRDFNSSQAGFASPDRCEAYLDLHLPTKYPIGTLTFEIEELIYSKFNDKEIKFSLETIHHGYELSEKAYLPKQLKKIYNEQNIDFTPSLFKSDSDAPILWQSGIKPIILGPGDLSSAHTGDEYVNFTEVVKASNIYYSVMEGEK; this is encoded by the coding sequence ATGATAAATGTAGAACGACTTAGGAATTTACTTACAGATATGATCAATATTTACAGTCCATCAGGTAAAGAAGAAGAAATAATAAATTTCTTAAAAGATTTTTTAAAAAAATATAATATTGATTTTGTATATCAAGAGGTTGAAGATTCAAGAGGCAATATTTTAGTTCTTCCTGAAGAAGGGGAATGTGATCTCGTCTTTGTAGGCCATATTGATACCGTACCTGCCTTTGACTATGAAAATTATGAAGCTGACATATACGACGACGAAATTTATGGTCTTGGTTCTGCAGATATGAAAGGTGGCTGTGCCGCTATGATTGAAGCATTTTTAACATATAGAGAAAAGAACAAATCAGATTTTCCTTGTTCACTTGCACTTGTTGTGGGAGAAGAAGAATCTGGTGACGGTGCTTTTGAACTTGCCCGTGAATATTCCTTTGATTGGGCAATTATAGGTGAACCTACAAGTTTAAATCCATGTTTTGGTCATTATGGCTATGTAGAGATGTCACTGGTAACTTACGGACAAAAATTACACGCATCCATTTCAAAACCTGACAAAAATGCAGTAAAATTAATGATGGACTGCCTTAACCTGATAATAAACTATATCGATAAAAAAGGAGATATCCTTTACAATATTAGGGATTTTAATAGTTCACAGGCTGGGTTTGCAAGTCCTGATAGATGTGAAGCATACCTTGACTTACATCTACCCACTAAATACCCTATAGGTACATTAACCTTTGAAATAGAAGAATTAATTTATAGTAAGTTTAATGATAAAGAAATAAAATTTTCATTAGAAACGATACATCATGGCTACGAACTATCCGAAAAAGCATATTTACCAAAACAACTGAAGAAAATTTACAATGAACAAAACATCGATTTTACCCCTTCACTCTTTAAAAGTGATTCCGATGCTCCAATTTTATGGCAATCAGGTATTAAACCTATTATTTTAGGTCCAGGAGATTTATCCAGTGCCCATACTGGAGATGAGTATGTAAATTTTACAGAAGTAGTAAAAGCATCAAACATTTATTATTCTGTAATGGAGGGAGAAAAATAA
- a CDS encoding class I SAM-dependent rRNA methyltransferase: MKSLFLKKGFERRVQTGYLWIFSNEVENLKDFVPGELAKIFTHTKDFVGIGYVNPHSLICARILSKKDTKIDIDFVKNRITTALSLRKKLYNKPYYRLLFSEGDFFPGVIIDRYDNIFSIQLNTFWADKNKDLIITALKEIFSNNINIVLKNDNNARLLETLPLSVESLNSEFNGDIFFEENEIKMYVNILKGQKTGYYFDQRENKKLMQFVAKDSYVIDVFSYIGGWGLNALKNGAKKVTFVDISAFPLECAEENVKLNKFKAETEFIKMDAIDFLKNLAQSNEKPDVLVIDPPAFVKSKKKLNEALKGYINLNKWALKSVKKNGFIFTCSCSQHVDEEKFHWILNNAAKTAGKKFKILSKLSQGFDHPVNPKMKETFYLKGFFIQVL; this comes from the coding sequence ATGAAGTCACTTTTCTTGAAAAAAGGTTTTGAACGACGAGTCCAAACTGGTTATCTCTGGATATTTTCAAACGAAGTGGAAAACCTAAAAGATTTTGTTCCTGGTGAACTTGCAAAAATTTTTACACATACCAAAGACTTTGTGGGAATCGGATATGTCAATCCTCATTCTCTTATATGTGCCAGGATCCTAAGTAAAAAAGATACAAAAATTGACATTGATTTCGTAAAAAATAGAATTACCACAGCACTTTCATTGCGAAAAAAATTGTATAACAAGCCTTATTATCGATTACTGTTTAGTGAAGGTGATTTCTTCCCCGGTGTTATAATCGATAGATACGATAACATCTTCTCCATTCAATTGAATACATTTTGGGCTGATAAAAATAAAGATCTCATTATAACAGCCCTAAAAGAAATATTTTCTAATAATATAAATATCGTATTGAAAAATGATAACAACGCAAGGCTTCTCGAGACGTTACCCCTTTCGGTAGAATCTCTTAATAGCGAATTTAATGGTGACATATTTTTTGAAGAAAACGAAATAAAAATGTATGTAAATATTCTTAAAGGTCAGAAAACCGGCTATTATTTCGATCAACGGGAAAACAAAAAGTTAATGCAATTTGTGGCAAAAGATAGCTATGTGATAGATGTATTCTCTTACATAGGAGGATGGGGATTAAACGCATTAAAAAACGGTGCTAAAAAGGTTACTTTTGTAGATATTTCCGCTTTCCCCCTTGAATGTGCTGAGGAAAACGTAAAATTGAATAAATTCAAGGCAGAAACAGAGTTTATAAAAATGGATGCCATAGATTTTTTAAAGAATCTAGCCCAAAGTAATGAGAAGCCTGATGTTCTTGTCATAGACCCACCGGCCTTTGTAAAATCTAAGAAAAAATTAAATGAGGCTCTCAAAGGATATATTAATTTAAATAAATGGGCGTTGAAGTCTGTGAAAAAAAATGGATTTATCTTTACATGCAGTTGCTCGCAGCATGTAGATGAAGAAAAATTTCACTGGATATTAAATAATGCAGCAAAAACAGCTGGTAAAAAGTTTAAAATTCTCTCCAAGCTATCACAAGGTTTTGATCATCCGGTCAACCCCAAAATGAAGGAAACATTTTATCTCAAAGGATTTTTTATTCAGGTATTATGA